A region from the Achromobacter seleniivolatilans genome encodes:
- a CDS encoding carbon-nitrogen hydrolase family protein, translating into MMEGPVDLMPDGATWEGLAERIGELSPDLLVTNEMPFGPWLASSSVYDPERAAESVRIHEAGLVALAALNVPAIVSSRPVPAGERLANEAFALQNGRYTPLHHKQYFPEEPGFFEATWFHSAQDGFEVFDLGGVRLGVLLCTELMFNERSRRYGRAGAELIVVPRASGASTGRWLTAGAMAALVSGCYVVSSNRAGRTAEGQVFGGMAFAFQPDGEPLAQSTDTESIVLIEIDPARSRAQQALYPCYVRE; encoded by the coding sequence ATGATGGAAGGGCCGGTGGATCTGATGCCGGATGGCGCAACCTGGGAAGGTCTTGCAGAGCGTATTGGCGAGCTCTCGCCCGACCTGCTGGTGACCAACGAAATGCCTTTCGGGCCTTGGTTGGCCTCGTCGTCTGTGTATGACCCGGAGCGTGCGGCGGAATCGGTGCGCATCCACGAGGCGGGCTTGGTTGCGCTGGCCGCGCTGAATGTGCCTGCCATCGTTTCCTCCCGGCCGGTGCCAGCGGGAGAGCGTCTGGCCAACGAAGCGTTTGCTCTGCAAAACGGACGCTATACGCCGCTGCATCACAAACAGTACTTTCCGGAAGAGCCCGGTTTTTTTGAAGCGACCTGGTTTCACTCGGCGCAGGACGGCTTCGAGGTGTTCGACTTGGGTGGCGTGCGTCTTGGGGTCCTGCTATGTACCGAATTGATGTTCAACGAGCGCTCGCGCCGCTATGGACGCGCAGGGGCGGAGTTGATCGTGGTGCCGCGCGCCAGCGGCGCATCCACGGGCCGCTGGTTGACTGCTGGCGCCATGGCGGCCTTGGTGTCCGGCTGCTACGTCGTCAGTTCCAACCGCGCGGGACGCACGGCCGAAGGGCAGGTGTTTGGCGGCATGGCGTTTGCGTTTCAGCCTGACGGCGAACCGTTGGCGCAATCCACCGATACGGAATCGATAGTGCTGATTGAAATAGACCCCGCAAGGTCACGGGCACAGCAGGCGCTGTACCCGTGCTACGTGCGGGAATAG
- the hutI gene encoding imidazolonepropionase: protein MRQVWRNCHAATMARGGYSVIQHAAIVTRGIRIEWIGPDSARPNTPDAQVHDLGGAWVTPGLIDCHTHLVFGGNRSQEFEQRLQGVDYADIAAKGGGIASTVRATRAASEDALYVSARRRALHLLRDGVTTLEVKSGYGLDLPNERKMLRVARRLGQTLPLTVSATCLAAHALPPEFAGRADDYIDEVARRMLPVLAAEGLVDAVDAFCEHLAFSPEQVERVFKVAVQLGLPVKLHAEQLSSLHGASLAARYGAWSADHLEYLTERDVLAMALAGTVAVLLPGAFYALRETQLPPVGLLRHHGVPIAIASDLNPGTSPALSLRLMLSMACTLFRMTPEEALAGATVHAARALGLQATHGVLAADMVADFVAWDVEHPAELAYWIGGDLPKRVIRHGALVDMEGLA from the coding sequence ATGAGACAGGTTTGGCGTAACTGCCACGCGGCCACAATGGCGCGTGGCGGGTATTCGGTGATACAGCATGCCGCCATCGTGACGCGCGGCATTCGCATCGAATGGATAGGCCCGGATAGCGCGCGGCCGAATACGCCGGACGCTCAGGTTCACGACCTGGGCGGGGCCTGGGTGACACCAGGACTGATCGACTGTCACACGCACTTGGTTTTCGGCGGCAACCGCAGCCAGGAGTTCGAGCAACGGTTGCAAGGCGTGGATTACGCCGACATCGCGGCAAAGGGCGGCGGTATTGCCAGTACGGTGCGCGCTACGCGGGCGGCTTCAGAGGATGCTCTGTACGTCAGCGCGCGCCGCCGCGCCTTGCATCTGTTGCGGGATGGCGTGACAACGCTGGAAGTGAAGTCGGGATACGGGTTGGATCTGCCCAATGAGCGCAAGATGCTGCGCGTGGCGCGGCGTCTGGGGCAGACCCTGCCGTTAACCGTCAGCGCCACGTGTCTGGCAGCGCACGCGCTGCCTCCGGAATTTGCTGGGCGCGCCGACGACTACATCGATGAGGTGGCTCGCCGCATGTTGCCAGTGCTGGCGGCCGAAGGATTGGTCGACGCGGTGGATGCTTTCTGTGAGCATCTGGCGTTCTCGCCTGAGCAGGTCGAGCGCGTCTTCAAGGTCGCTGTGCAATTGGGGCTGCCCGTCAAACTGCATGCCGAGCAATTGTCGTCTTTACATGGCGCAAGTTTGGCAGCGCGCTATGGGGCCTGGTCGGCGGACCATCTGGAATATCTGACCGAACGCGATGTGCTGGCGATGGCCTTGGCTGGCACCGTGGCGGTATTGTTGCCGGGTGCCTTTTATGCGCTGCGCGAAACTCAACTGCCGCCTGTTGGCCTGTTGCGTCATCACGGCGTGCCGATCGCCATTGCCAGTGATCTGAATCCGGGGACTTCACCGGCCTTGTCGCTACGGCTGATGTTGAGCATGGCATGCACCCTGTTCAGAATGACGCCCGAAGAGGCGTTGGCCGGCGCCACGGTGCACGCTGCGCGGGCCTTGGGGCTTCAAGCGACGCATGGGGTTCTGGCGGCCGATATGGTGGCAGACTTTGTAGCGTGGGATGTGGAACATCCGGCCGAACTGGCCTACTGGATCGGTGGCGACTTGCCCAAGCGCGTGATACGGCATGGCGCGTTGGTGGACATGGAAGGGCTGGCCTGA